The window CCCGAAGAGTTCTACGCTGCGTCCATGTGCTTCGACATGCACCAGTCGGAGAAGCTGGCAGTGTTTGTCGATGATGCCCGGCGCAATGGCATCGACCTGCTTGGGCCTGACATAAATGCGTCGGAGGCCGAATTCGTGGTCGAGGAGACTGACGAGGGCTGGGCGGTGCGTTACGCGCTCGCAGGGATACGCAATGTCGGCGAGAGGGCGATGGAGCAGGTCTTTGCCGAGCGCATGGCGCATGGACCATTCGAAAGCCTTGAGGATGTGTTCAAGCGTCTGCCCGCTGGCTCGATGAATCGGAAGCAGCTGGAAGGCCTTGCGGGCGCGGGAGCTTTCGACTCGCTGGAGCCGAACCGCGCCAAAGTGCTCGCCAATGCAGACATGCTGCTGGCGGTGGCTGATGCGGCGAACCGTGAAAAGGCGAGCGGTCAGGCTGCGCTTTTTGGCGGGCAGGATCACGCCGAACCATCACTCAAGCTGGCCGAGGCTGAACCATGGAGCCGTGGCGAGCAGATGGCTGTCGAACGCGACACTTTCGGTTTCTATTTCGCCGCGCATCCGGTTGCGGAATTCAAGATGATCGCATCCGCGAATGGCGCGCGTAGCTACGCCTCGCTCATGGAAAGCGGCGCTGAAGGTGGTCGCCAGAAGGCGGTGATGGCGGCCATGGTCGAGAGCGTGAACAAGGGTCGCACGAAGCGCGGTGCGGAGTTCATCCGCGCGGACTTCTCCGACAGCTCCGGGCAGTTCAGCGCCGCCTGCTTTGAAGAAACGCTGGTCGACAGTTTCCAAAAATGGGCAGAGGACGGCACGTGTCTTTTGCTCAATGTCGAGCTGGACTCGCCCAATCCCGATGATCCGCCGCGGGTCACTGTCCGCGGGGCGCGGCCACTATCTGAGGTCACGAGTTTTGCGCGCATGCAATTGACGGCTGATGTGCATGACGTCGCTGCGATTGCGACGCTTCAGGACGTGCTCGAACTGGGCAAGGCGGGACATGGCGAGGTGCAGATCACTCTGCATATAGACGGCGATGTCGCGCCCACTCTCCTGTTGGGGCGCGACTTCGCTCTATCGGGTGAAGTGGTCGACGCCCTTACCGGGGTCCCCGGCCTCTCGAATGTCCAGATGAGCCCCATTCGCGGCGTTGGACATCTCAGGCTGGTGGCTTAAAACGGGGCATGGCGGATGCGCTTGGTGATCTGACGGAGAAAGAGAAGGAGGCGCTGCGTCTGCTGCTTTCTGGCCATGACGCCAAATCGAGTGCGCGCGAACTCGACATTTCCGTCCACACAATCAACGATCGTCTCCGGAACGCCCGCCGCAAATTGGATGTGTCGAGCAGCCGCGAGGCCGCAAGAATTTTGGGGGATGCCGAGGACGCGACACCCCAAAACCATGCGCGCAACGATTTGGGGAGTGCCAACGGCGACATCGGACGCGATCCTTCTTTCCACGCCATCAGTGAGAGTTCCGGATCCTCCGGCTCGGATTGGCGTATGAAAGGACTTGTGATCATGACTTGCACCATTGCAATCGCAGCGCTTGCTGTTGCCATCACTAATGCCGGTTTAGATACCACCCCTGAAACAACTCATTCTGAAGACAATTTGGCCGAGGCGTCTGACTTCGAAGCCTCTCCTCCGATTCAGAGGGCCGAATCTGAGGAGGCCGCCCGCGAATGGCTCGCCCTGTTGGGGGCAGGCGATGCCCAAGCAGCTCGCGAACGCGCTGCCGAAAATAGTGAGCTTTTGCGACCCTCCGATGATTGGTGGGAATTGGGTGTGGCCTTGCATCGAAACAACCACGGTGTGCTGATCCGCCGCGAGCTACTTACAGTTGAGCAAATCCCAGCGCCGCAGGGCTCGGGCGCAGATGCGGCAGAACTGCTCACGTTTTATGTAGATTATCAGAAAACGCCGAACGCTATCGAGCAATTGGCGATGTATCGCGTTGACGGTGAATGGCGACCCGCAAATTATGACCTCGAGGCGCCCGAAGAAGACGGCTGCGAATAGATATCTACCGTAAGTTCGCACGCGCCCGATCGCAGATGACAAAAAAGAAGGGCCGGGAGATCGCTCTCCCGGCCCGTTCTGTTTGCCTTGATGGCGTGACTTACATGCCCGAGTTCGGACCGTAAGTGATTTCCACACGACGGTTCTGCAGTTCGCGAACACCGTTTGCGGTCGGCACGCGGAGATCACTTTCACCGAAAGCTTCGCTCATGATGCGGCTAGCCGGGATACCACGCGAGGTAAGGTATGCCTGGACCGATTCGTTGCGACGCTCAGACAGGCCGACGTTGTAGTCAGCCGGGCCCGAAGTATCGGTGTGACCGGCGAGCATGATGCGCGCGGTACCGCAATCGCCATAAGCGGTGACAGCCGAGTTGAGTACGGTTGCTGCTTCCGGCGTGATGTCGCTCTCATCCCAATCGAAGAACACGATGTAGGGGCCCGTGTTGCACTCAACGACCGGCGGCGGAGGCGGCGGCGGAGGAGGCGGGGGCGGAGGAGGCGGCGGAGGCGGCGGCGGGGGCGGAGGAGGCGGC is drawn from Aurantiacibacter sp. MUD61 and contains these coding sequences:
- a CDS encoding helix-turn-helix domain-containing protein; the encoded protein is MADALGDLTEKEKEALRLLLSGHDAKSSARELDISVHTINDRLRNARRKLDVSSSREAARILGDAEDATPQNHARNDLGSANGDIGRDPSFHAISESSGSSGSDWRMKGLVIMTCTIAIAALAVAITNAGLDTTPETTHSEDNLAEASDFEASPPIQRAESEEAAREWLALLGAGDAQAARERAAENSELLRPSDDWWELGVALHRNNHGVLIRRELLTVEQIPAPQGSGADAAELLTFYVDYQKTPNAIEQLAMYRVDGEWRPANYDLEAPEEDGCE